In the Augochlora pura isolate Apur16 chromosome 7, APUR_v2.2.1, whole genome shotgun sequence genome, TGACCCCTTATGAAATAAACGTagatttttcgtaaaaaattctttatttattaaaggaaataatttgcaaCATCATTTCTGATTTCGTCTAAAATGaaacacatatttttattgttataaacaaaacaattgactaattacgatttttacgGTTTTATGTTTGGTACTCAATATCACTACTTTTTTTCTTGGTTTAGATTTATAAATCGTTAGCGTACAGTCATTTGATTTGTATATCAGTGTTGAAAGAAGTTTCAAATTATCTTTCGTTGTTTTTGCAAGTGCGGGCAATTCCCTCCTGTTCGCACGCATTGTTCCCACTAACGTTGTCCTTTTCGCCAATAATTTTGCAGCCAAAGATGAAGacgtaaaaaaattgtcggttgtaatatttcttctacaGTTGGTGAAAGGTTCAACTAATTTCATCACCATAAATTCGCCGAGTGGTATTGACGTCGGTCTGGTTTCATCACGTCCTAAGTAAGGCAAACCGTTTACAAGGTATTTGGTTTTTACATCAGACGCTAACCAAAACTTTATGCCAAATTTGTCGGGTTTGTTTGGCATATATTGCGTAAATTTACATCTAGTTTTCGTAGGAAAGAGTTGCTCATCAATGCTGAGATCCGCACCTGGCTTGTAACAACTCTGGCAATTTTCTATGAATTGCTTCCATACGTCTGAAATGAGAGCGTATTTGTCCCTCACCTAAACGTTGGATTCGTTGACTTCTGTCATCGAACCGCAGAAATCTCAAAATTTCTGAGAAGGCGTTCCTACACATTGCATTCGAAAAAAAGGGAGGTCCCCATTTCGAATTCCACAGGCGGGAAATGGATACATTTTTTGCCTGATAAGCGCCACGAGCATATAACACTCCAATGAatgcatataatttttttataggcAGCTCCCATGCAGTCCCCAAAACTCGTAAAGCTTCTgcttctgtatatttttttatgttttcaatAATGGTGTGATCTATTATCACGAAAAATGCGGATGAGGCTTTACCaaacataatatttcttttggcGTGTGCCGTTGGACCTGAAATTTCTCTGAAAGTAAGTGATGGCCTTCCGATTGTCGGCCCTTCTCGGATTCGCTGCCAAACAGTTCCATCAACAGCCGTGACAGTGTCTTCAAAATTCTGTTCACTATCACTTTCAGAATCCGATAAAAACCTTCGGTGCCTCTGTACTCTACGGAGATTCAAAAAATACGCATTTTCATCGGCAACCACATTATCATCCTGAGTTTCCTCACTGTCTGGAAAATCACTTTGACTTTCGCTTTGATCATCTTCAGAAATCGAATCTTCTTCACCTGAATTCACTTCACTTATTTGTCGAATTCTTTCCAACTCTCTCATTGACCGTGCGGACATATTCAGGGTTGCAGTGAAACACAAGTCCAACTGAATGTAACAGAAATTGTCAAATGAAACTTGTAGATGACACAAGGTGAGAAATTAGGTGGGTTGCTTCTTtctcaaagatctttattcgactgcccTTTCTCTTCGGAAAAAGGGCCTCCTCCCGTCGATGAACCCTCTCATCACCTAAACAGAGACCTCCTTATCTTGGAAACATAAATAGTGCGCCgcctgaccggcgaccatctcagagatcgcttacaaaCACAAACTGTCGTGTAT is a window encoding:
- the LOC144473656 gene encoding uncharacterized protein LOC144473656, which codes for MSARSMRELERIRQISEVNSGEEDSISEDDQSESQSDFPDSEETQDDNVVADENAYFLNLRRVQRHRRFLSDSESDSEQNFEDTVTAVDGTVWQRIREGPTIGRPSLTFREISGPTAHAKRNIMFGKASSAFFVIIDHTIIENIKKYTEAEALRVLGTAWELPIKKLYAFIGVLYARGAYQAKNVSISRLWNSKWGPPFFSNAMCRNAFSEILRFLRFDDRSQRIQRLGEGQIRSHFRRMEAIHRKLPELLQARCGSQH